In Candidatus Margulisiibacteriota bacterium, a genomic segment contains:
- the glgA gene encoding glycogen synthase GlgA: MKVLFVSSEMVPFCKTGGLADVAGSLPKAVKALGHDIRAMIPKYKMVDDGHFRLKTLFEGIPVLVGDSIEYAAVYETKLPGSGVTVYLIGSEKYFDREGLYQENGRDYPDNAQRFVFFCKAVLAALKKLGWEPHVIHLNDWQTALIAAYIKTVGSEDPFFRTVATVYSVHNMGYLGLFNADTMLLTGLSWQYYTPDTLEFWNNVSYAKAGFVFADVINTVSPTYAREIQTPEFGCGLEGLVKKRGSDVYGILNGIDNELWDPSRDTKIAKTYSSSNLRGKAVNKAALRKANDLENRKDSPIIGIISRLADQKGLDILSQALPDIMEMGFQFVALGAGDPSYQDLFRSFSERYKGKFSANIGFNSALAQLIYAGSDLFIMPSRYEPCGLGQLISFKYGTIPIVRKTGGLADTVFNYDLKSEDGDGFVFEEYSSKPLAEAASRAYAAYKDRKKWGRLVKKVMCYDFSWDISAKKYIALYKKAIEKVLSFRQAPAQ; the protein is encoded by the coding sequence ATGAAGGTCCTGTTCGTTTCTTCAGAAATGGTGCCGTTCTGCAAGACAGGAGGCCTTGCGGATGTGGCTGGTTCGCTCCCAAAGGCGGTCAAAGCGCTTGGACATGACATAAGGGCGATGATCCCAAAGTACAAGATGGTGGATGACGGACACTTCAGGTTAAAAACGCTTTTTGAAGGGATACCCGTCCTGGTCGGCGACAGCATCGAATACGCTGCTGTCTATGAAACAAAATTGCCCGGCTCCGGCGTAACGGTCTATCTGATCGGCAGTGAAAAGTATTTTGACAGGGAGGGGCTTTATCAGGAGAACGGCAGGGATTATCCGGACAATGCGCAGAGGTTCGTATTTTTCTGCAAGGCGGTCCTGGCCGCCCTAAAGAAACTCGGCTGGGAACCGCATGTTATCCATCTTAACGACTGGCAGACGGCCCTGATAGCCGCCTACATAAAAACCGTCGGTTCCGAAGATCCGTTCTTTAGAACGGTGGCCACCGTCTATTCGGTACACAATATGGGCTACCTGGGACTTTTTAACGCTGACACGATGCTGCTCACGGGGCTGTCCTGGCAGTATTATACTCCCGACACTCTTGAGTTCTGGAACAATGTCAGTTATGCAAAGGCGGGTTTTGTTTTTGCCGATGTCATCAATACGGTCAGCCCCACTTATGCCAGAGAGATACAGACCCCCGAGTTCGGCTGCGGACTTGAGGGACTGGTTAAGAAAAGAGGCTCTGATGTCTATGGGATACTCAACGGGATAGACAATGAACTGTGGGACCCATCCAGGGACACCAAGATAGCAAAGACATATTCTTCCTCCAATCTCAGGGGGAAAGCCGTGAACAAGGCCGCCCTTCGCAAGGCCAATGATCTGGAAAACCGCAAAGACTCCCCAATTATCGGCATAATTTCGCGGCTTGCGGACCAGAAAGGCCTGGACATACTTTCGCAGGCCCTTCCTGATATAATGGAAATGGGTTTTCAGTTCGTGGCGCTGGGCGCGGGAGACCCCTCGTATCAGGACCTTTTCAGGTCTTTTTCGGAAAGATACAAAGGGAAGTTCTCCGCCAATATCGGGTTCAATTCGGCGCTTGCACAGCTTATCTATGCAGGAAGCGACCTGTTCATCATGCCGTCCCGGTATGAGCCCTGCGGGCTCGGACAGCTTATCAGCTTTAAATACGGAACGATACCGATAGTGAGAAAGACCGGCGGGCTGGCTGACACCGTGTTCAATTATGACCTTAAGTCCGAAGATGGGGACGGGTTCGTTTTTGAGGAGTACTCTTCGAAGCCGCTGGCAGAGGCAGCTTCAAGGGCATATGCGGCCTACAAGGACAGGAAAAAGTGGGGCAGGTTGGTAAAGAAGGTCATGTGCTACGATTTTTCCTGGGATATCTCGGCCAAGAAGTACATAGCGCTCTACAAAAAGGCTATAGAAAAAGTGCTTTCTTTTAGACAGGCCCCGGCGCAGTAA
- a CDS encoding YebC/PmpR family DNA-binding transcriptional regulator: protein MSGHSKWSTIKRAKGKTDQLRGKLFSKLAREITVAAKLGGGDLSGNARLRLVVDKAKEANMPRDNIQRAIDRGTGAIESAALEELSYEGYGPAGAAVIADVMTDNKNRTQGEIQFIFTKNGGNMGKAGCVSWQFAKYGVITAEKSKVDAEQLMAEAIEAGAEDITEEDSTLEVRTKPENFEAVLKALKEKKFELSSSEITLVPNTTIAVSGEEAKKLLKLVNALEEHDDVQNVYSNFDVPDEIASEIQ, encoded by the coding sequence ATGTCAGGACATTCAAAGTGGTCTACAATTAAAAGGGCCAAAGGCAAGACCGACCAGTTAAGAGGAAAACTCTTCTCCAAACTTGCAAGGGAGATCACGGTAGCCGCAAAACTCGGGGGAGGGGATCTTTCGGGCAATGCCAGGCTCCGCCTGGTAGTGGACAAGGCCAAAGAGGCCAACATGCCGCGCGACAACATCCAGAGGGCCATTGACAGGGGAACAGGAGCCATCGAAAGCGCCGCCCTGGAGGAACTTTCATACGAAGGCTACGGCCCGGCAGGCGCTGCGGTAATAGCCGATGTGATGACGGACAACAAGAACAGGACGCAGGGAGAGATCCAGTTCATCTTTACAAAGAACGGCGGCAATATGGGGAAAGCCGGCTGCGTGTCCTGGCAGTTCGCCAAATACGGGGTTATTACGGCAGAAAAATCAAAAGTTGACGCCGAACAGCTGATGGCAGAGGCTATCGAGGCAGGAGCCGAAGACATAACCGAAGAAGATTCAACCCTGGAGGTCAGGACCAAACCGGAAAACTTTGAAGCTGTGCTCAAGGCGCTGAAAGAGAAAAAGTTCGAACTCTCCTCCTCTGAGATCACGCTTGTGCCCAACACCACGATAGCCGTTTCAGGGGAAGAAGCAAAAAAACTGTTAAAACTGGTGAATGCGCTGGAAGAGCACGATGATGTGCAGAATGTTTACTCTAATTTTGATGTTCCGGATGAGATAGCATCAGAAATACAGTAG
- a CDS encoding PHP domain-containing protein, whose protein sequence is MKHIADLHVHTVSSGHAYNTIYEYAQQAKKKGLKYIAMTDHGPAMGGAPHEYHFANLHSLPQKIRNVRILKGIEANIINTEGALDLDEQYLKELEVVIASFHIRVGYDGRDERTNTDTLLKVISNPYVRILGHTGNPQFKIDIPTIVEACKKHGVLIEINNSSFSGMIRQGSYDRCIEIARQVKKIGWKVCFGSDSHCIDTLGIFKKSEEVAKKAGLLPSDIINTSTEMIERYLIGPRA, encoded by the coding sequence TTGAAACACATTGCAGACCTTCATGTTCATACGGTATCGTCCGGCCATGCGTATAACACGATATACGAGTATGCTCAGCAGGCAAAGAAAAAAGGCCTTAAATACATTGCCATGACGGACCACGGCCCCGCTATGGGAGGGGCTCCCCACGAGTACCACTTTGCCAATCTGCACAGCCTCCCGCAAAAGATCAGGAATGTACGCATACTTAAAGGCATCGAGGCCAACATCATAAACACCGAAGGGGCTCTGGACCTTGACGAGCAGTATCTTAAGGAACTGGAAGTGGTGATCGCCTCTTTTCACATACGGGTAGGTTATGACGGGCGTGATGAAAGGACCAACACCGATACCCTCCTAAAGGTTATAAGCAACCCTTATGTGAGGATATTGGGACATACAGGAAATCCTCAGTTCAAAATAGACATCCCGACCATAGTTGAAGCCTGCAAAAAGCACGGGGTACTTATCGAAATAAACAATTCGAGTTTTTCCGGGATGATAAGGCAGGGAAGTTACGACAGGTGCATAGAAATAGCGCGTCAGGTCAAAAAGATAGGCTGGAAGGTCTGCTTTGGATCTGACTCCCATTGCATAGATACCCTGGGCATCTTCAAAAAATCTGAGGAAGTTGCAAAAAAAGCGGGACTTTTGCCATCCGATATTATTAATACTTCAACAGAGATGATAGAGAGATATTTGATAGGCCCCCGAGCCTGA
- the uvrA gene encoding excinuclease ABC subunit UvrA, whose translation MPDPSKIVIRGARTHNLKNIDLEIPRNKLVVLTGLSGSGKSSLAIDTLYAEGQRRYVESLSAYARQFLEQMQKPDVDSIDGLSPAISIEQKAPSRNPRSTVGTVTELYDFLRLLYASIGTPYCYKCGKKIEKQSASQITDNIIKHFGKKKIMVLSPVTSGKKGEHRDLIESLKKEGFVRIRVDGTVFEIGQDPKLDKKKKHSIEVVVDRLSCGSQARGRLFESVETALKLGRGSVLIAEGKNTPVIYSENFACAACGISLGEISPRIFSFNNPYGACPNCTGLGSLLMFDPDLVIPDRTLSINEGAIEPWKSGAPYYMHKLEALAKKMKFSLDTPVKDLTKEQLDTILNGTGGEKMKFRYTYSGGYSEYEDDYEGVLNHLDRRYKETDSENVRFYLYRFMSPVVCKECGGARLKPESLSVKINGLSIADASSLSIEKLGDFIKGLNLSKTQLDISRQILKEINARLKFLSNVGLDYLTLNRQSWTLSGGEAQRTRLATQIGSGLVGVMYILDEPSVGLHQRDNERLINTLKDLRDLGNTVIVVEHDEEIMKACDHIIDIGPGAGVHGGRVVSQGSPQEVSSDASSVTGKYLSGRESIRVPDKRRKGSGKTITIKAAAHHNLKKIDISIPLSTFTAVTGVSGSGKSSLINEVLYRELARQLYRSTEKPGKFSSIHGIDNIDKVIIIDQSPIGRTPRSNPATYTKAFDHIRDLFSMTEEARVRGYQKGRFSFNVKGGRCETCGGGGLIKIEMHFLPDVYIPCEECKGKRYNPETLEVKFKGRSIAEVLDMTVEEAYNLFEKIPRVSHILRTLMDVGLSYIHLGQAATTLSGGEAQRIKLSAELSHRSTGRTLYILDEPTTGLHFDDIKKLLEVLQRLVDAGNTVVVIEHNLDVIKSADHLIDLGPEGGDKGGYLVAQGTPEVVSSCKKSYTGQYLARSLYIRR comes from the coding sequence ATGCCCGACCCAAGCAAAATAGTCATCCGCGGTGCAAGAACGCACAATCTTAAGAACATCGACCTTGAGATCCCCAGGAACAAGCTCGTCGTACTTACGGGGCTTTCCGGCTCCGGAAAATCATCACTTGCTATCGACACCTTGTACGCGGAGGGGCAGAGGCGTTATGTTGAATCCCTTTCTGCCTATGCAAGGCAGTTCCTTGAGCAAATGCAGAAGCCTGATGTGGATTCCATAGACGGTCTTTCTCCTGCCATCTCTATAGAGCAGAAAGCCCCCAGCAGGAACCCCAGGTCCACCGTGGGCACGGTTACAGAACTGTATGATTTTTTGCGCCTTTTGTACGCAAGCATAGGAACGCCTTACTGCTACAAATGCGGAAAAAAGATAGAAAAACAGAGCGCTTCCCAGATAACAGACAACATAATAAAGCACTTCGGCAAAAAAAAGATAATGGTACTGTCACCCGTCACCTCCGGAAAAAAAGGCGAGCACAGGGACCTTATTGAGTCTCTTAAAAAGGAAGGGTTTGTAAGGATAAGGGTGGACGGGACCGTATTTGAGATAGGGCAGGACCCCAAGCTTGACAAAAAAAAGAAACATTCGATAGAGGTGGTGGTGGACCGCCTGTCTTGCGGCAGCCAGGCCAGGGGAAGGCTGTTCGAATCCGTTGAGACGGCGCTAAAACTGGGCAGGGGAAGCGTTCTGATAGCAGAAGGCAAGAACACTCCGGTCATCTACAGCGAGAACTTTGCCTGCGCTGCCTGCGGCATAAGCCTGGGGGAGATAAGCCCCAGGATCTTTTCTTTTAACAACCCTTACGGGGCCTGCCCAAACTGCACGGGGCTGGGCTCTCTTTTAATGTTCGACCCGGACCTTGTCATCCCGGACAGAACTCTATCTATAAACGAAGGGGCGATCGAGCCGTGGAAATCCGGAGCTCCCTATTACATGCACAAACTGGAGGCCCTGGCCAAAAAAATGAAGTTCAGCCTGGACACCCCCGTCAAGGACCTGACAAAGGAGCAGTTGGATACCATCCTCAACGGCACCGGCGGTGAAAAGATGAAGTTCAGATACACCTATTCCGGAGGATATTCGGAATATGAAGATGATTACGAAGGGGTCCTTAATCATCTGGACAGAAGATATAAAGAAACGGATTCTGAAAATGTGAGGTTCTACCTGTACAGGTTCATGAGCCCGGTGGTCTGCAAAGAATGCGGCGGGGCAAGGTTGAAGCCGGAAAGCCTATCGGTAAAAATCAACGGGCTGTCCATAGCGGACGCGTCCTCTCTATCAATAGAAAAACTGGGAGATTTTATCAAAGGACTTAATCTTTCAAAGACCCAGCTGGACATCTCAAGACAGATACTAAAAGAGATAAACGCAAGGCTAAAGTTCCTCTCAAATGTCGGACTCGATTATCTGACGCTGAACCGGCAGTCCTGGACCCTGTCGGGAGGAGAGGCCCAGAGAACGCGCCTTGCAACTCAGATAGGTTCAGGCCTTGTCGGGGTCATGTACATACTTGATGAGCCAAGCGTCGGGCTCCACCAGAGGGACAACGAACGGCTTATAAACACGCTCAAGGACCTGCGCGACCTTGGGAATACGGTCATTGTAGTTGAACACGATGAAGAGATCATGAAAGCATGCGACCATATAATTGACATCGGCCCCGGAGCCGGTGTTCACGGCGGCAGAGTGGTGTCACAGGGCAGCCCTCAGGAGGTCTCAAGTGACGCCTCTTCCGTGACGGGAAAATATCTGAGCGGCAGGGAAAGCATTAGAGTCCCTGACAAGAGAAGAAAAGGCAGCGGGAAAACCATCACCATAAAGGCAGCCGCTCACCACAACCTTAAAAAAATAGATATCAGCATACCGCTTTCCACCTTTACCGCTGTCACCGGGGTATCTGGTTCAGGCAAAAGCTCTCTCATAAACGAGGTCCTTTACCGTGAACTGGCAAGACAGCTTTATAGGTCCACCGAAAAGCCCGGAAAGTTCTCCTCAATACACGGCATAGACAACATCGACAAGGTAATAATAATTGACCAGTCCCCGATCGGGCGCACCCCCAGGTCCAATCCGGCCACCTATACAAAAGCCTTTGACCACATAAGAGACCTTTTCTCCATGACGGAAGAAGCCAGGGTAAGAGGCTATCAGAAAGGCAGGTTCTCCTTTAATGTCAAAGGCGGCAGATGCGAGACCTGCGGCGGAGGCGGCCTGATAAAAATAGAAATGCACTTTCTGCCTGATGTCTATATCCCCTGTGAGGAATGCAAGGGGAAAAGGTATAACCCCGAAACTCTGGAGGTCAAATTCAAGGGCAGGAGCATAGCCGAGGTCCTGGACATGACTGTGGAAGAAGCTTATAACCTTTTCGAAAAGATCCCCAGGGTAAGCCACATACTTCGGACCCTTATGGATGTCGGGCTTTCATATATCCATCTGGGACAGGCAGCGACAACGCTGTCCGGAGGAGAGGCTCAGAGGATAAAGCTTTCGGCCGAACTGTCTCACAGAAGCACAGGCAGGACTTTATATATACTGGATGAGCCGACCACCGGCCTTCACTTTGATGACATAAAAAAGCTGCTGGAGGTGCTTCAGAGGCTTGTGGATGCAGGCAACACGGTGGTCGTTATTGAACATAATCTTGATGTAATAAAGTCGGCTGACCATCTGATAGACCTTGGGCCCGAGGGAGGAGATAAGGGAGGTTATCTGGTGGCACAGGGAACGCCCGAGGTGGTAAGTTCCTGTAAAAAGAGTTATACTGGTCAATATTTGGCCAGATCCCTATATATAAGGAGGTGA
- a CDS encoding transcriptional coactivator p15/PC4 family protein codes for MSEVKPLKEYGHIEKNKDTHFILTSSEWRGNVYIDLREYYQMPEAKADWLPTKKGIRFKKEMLGDILKLLEKAKED; via the coding sequence ATGAGCGAAGTAAAACCGCTTAAAGAATACGGCCACATCGAAAAGAACAAGGACACGCATTTTATCCTCACCAGTTCGGAATGGCGCGGCAATGTATATATCGATCTCAGAGAGTATTATCAGATGCCTGAGGCCAAAGCAGACTGGCTGCCCACAAAAAAAGGCATTAGGTTCAAAAAGGAAATGCTGGGGGATATCTTAAAGCTCCTGGAAAAAGCAAAGGAAGATTAA
- the dnaB gene encoding replicative DNA helicase, whose protein sequence is MAEDRLPPQDLNAEQSVVGCMLLDKNAIIRVVEMLRPDSFYRDAHRYIFEAILNLFDKNEPVDIVTVTAELRKTDRLDSVGGSVYISDLLNCVPTAANVEYYAKIVAEKAVLRRLIEAGTKIVAEAFEDPENVDAVLDDAEKSIFEIALKRSRQGFQKIDALLKSVLNKIDQLYGKKESLIGIPTGYPDLDSMTGGLQNSELIIIAARPSVGKTALALNIAQNVAVKHKLPVAIFSLEMSKEALAQRLLCSESEVDAQKLRAQTLSDAGWKRLTRAIGRLSEASIWIDDTAAISATEIRAKARRMKIERGLSLVIIDYMQLIQARFRSENRVQEMSEIARALKTMARELDVPVIALSQLSRAVEQRQVRIPRLSDLRESGEIEQTADLVLFIHRDDYNNPNSEKANTAEIIIAKQRNGPTGSVDLVFRKEYTKFESKSQYNDAA, encoded by the coding sequence ATGGCCGAAGACAGGTTACCGCCGCAGGACCTCAACGCGGAGCAGTCGGTTGTCGGCTGCATGTTGCTTGACAAGAACGCGATCATCCGCGTCGTTGAGATGCTGCGCCCCGATAGTTTTTACCGCGACGCGCACAGATATATTTTTGAAGCCATCCTGAACCTCTTTGACAAGAATGAACCCGTCGATATCGTTACCGTGACCGCAGAGCTCAGAAAGACGGACAGGCTGGACTCCGTCGGCGGCAGCGTATACATTTCGGACCTGTTGAACTGCGTGCCAACGGCGGCCAATGTGGAATATTATGCAAAGATAGTCGCCGAAAAGGCCGTTCTAAGGCGCCTGATAGAAGCGGGCACAAAGATAGTTGCGGAAGCCTTTGAGGACCCTGAGAATGTTGACGCCGTTCTGGACGATGCCGAAAAGAGCATCTTTGAGATAGCCCTTAAGAGGTCCAGACAGGGATTTCAAAAGATCGACGCTCTTTTGAAATCGGTGCTCAACAAGATAGACCAGCTCTACGGCAAAAAAGAATCTCTGATCGGGATACCGACAGGATATCCAGACCTGGATAGTATGACCGGAGGCCTGCAAAACTCCGAACTAATAATAATCGCCGCAAGACCTTCGGTAGGAAAAACCGCTCTGGCGCTCAACATTGCGCAGAATGTGGCAGTTAAGCATAAACTACCGGTGGCTATTTTTAGTCTTGAGATGTCCAAGGAAGCGCTTGCCCAGAGGCTGCTCTGCAGCGAGTCCGAGGTGGACGCGCAAAAATTAAGAGCACAGACCCTTTCGGACGCCGGCTGGAAAAGGCTGACAAGGGCCATAGGAAGGCTTTCGGAGGCCTCTATCTGGATAGACGATACCGCAGCGATCTCCGCCACTGAGATAAGGGCAAAAGCAAGAAGGATGAAGATAGAAAGAGGCCTTTCGCTGGTGATAATAGACTACATGCAGCTGATCCAGGCCAGGTTCAGGTCGGAGAACCGCGTCCAGGAAATGTCCGAGATAGCAAGGGCGCTCAAGACCATGGCAAGGGAGCTGGATGTGCCGGTGATAGCGCTTTCGCAGCTCTCAAGGGCTGTCGAACAGCGGCAGGTAAGGATCCCCAGGCTTTCGGACCTTAGGGAATCAGGAGAGATAGAGCAGACGGCCGACCTGGTGCTGTTCATCCACAGGGACGACTACAATAACCCTAATTCGGAAAAAGCCAACACAGCCGAAATAATAATCGCAAAACAAAGGAACGGCCCCACAGGCTCGGTCGACCTGGTGTTCAGGAAAGAATACACCAAGTTCGAAAGTAAATCCCAGTATAATGACGCTGCATAG